Genomic window (Myxococcota bacterium):
GAGTGCGGGCGAAAGAACGCATGGCGGGACCTCCAAAATTGGGGACGACCGGCCCAGTCTGCCACGAAAGCATCAATTCGGGGGCGAAGCTCGCCGAAGCGTTGTGCACAGGAGGTCGCGCGATGTCGGCCACGATGTCCGTCCCGTCCATCAAAGGCACGGCGTACAACTCGGTCCACGAGGACCTGCACCGGATGATCGACGAAGGGCGCGTCAGCCGCGACGAGCTCGAGGCGGCGCTGTCGCGTGCCGAGATCGACGTGTTCGACTCCAAGGTGCTGGCGTCGAAGTGGTACCCGATCACGACCTACCGCAAGCTGCTCGCGCTGGTGGCGGCGAAGGAAGCCAAGGGCCGCACCGAGCAGTATCTCGCCGACCGCGGCTGGCGCGCGGCCGAGAGACTCAAGGAGGCGGGCATCTACAAGCAGCTCGGCTCGGACGAGGGCGCGGGCAAGAGCTGGGGCGCGCGCGTGGCGGACCTCGTCGCCAAGGTCTCCGGGCTGCTCTACAACTTCACGCGCTGGAGCGTCGACGAGCCGCAGAACCCGTCGACCTTCCACGTGATCGTCGACGACGCGAGAGACTTCGACGACGAGTGCCGCTTTACTGCGCAGGGCTTCGTGGCGTTCGCCGCCAGCATGATCGCGGGCGCGCCCGTGAAGATCTCGAGCACGCGCCCCACGCCCGACCGGATCGTCTACACCGTCAAGCGCTGACTCGCCGCGATCCGCCCCCGCGCTGCCCGCCGGAGAGTCAGGCCACTTTCACCTGGCCCCCGGGAGCCAGTAAGATGGCGCCATGAAGGCGGCGGTCTACTACGAGAACGGCGGTCCCGAGGTCCTGCGCTACGAAGAGGTGCCCGATCCGGTCTGCCCGGCCAACGGCGTCGTGATCGACGTGCGGGCCGTGGGCATCGAGGGCGGCGACACCGGCAACCGCGCGCGCGGGCTGCTGGCCGCCCGGCCGCACATCGTGGGCTACAACTGCGCGGGCGTGGTGCGCGAGGTGGGCGCGCAGGTCAGTGACCGGCGCGTGGGCGATCGAGTCACTGCGCTCATGTTCCACGGCTCGCACGCGGAGCGCGCGGCGGTGCCGGCGGCGCAGACCTGGCTCGTGCCGGACGGGCTGTCGCTCGAGGACGCGGCTTGCGTGCCGGTCGCGTGGGGCACGGCGCACGACTGTCTGTTCGAGTTCGGGCGGCTCGCGCGCGGCGAGAGCGTGCTGATCCAGGCCGGCGGCAGCGGCGTGGGCCTCGCGTGCGTGCAGCTCGCCAAGCGCGCCGGGGCCACCGTGTTCGCGACCGCCGGCTCGAAGGACAAGCTCGAGAGACTCCGGGAATTCGGCCTCGACCACGGCATCGCCTACCGCGACGTCGACTTCGTCGAGGCCCTGCAGAAGCTCACCGGCAATCGCGGCGTGAACCTGGTGGTCGACGCGGTCGGCGGCGACACCCTGCAGCGCAGCTTGCTGTGTCTGGGCTACCGCGGGCGCGCGATCACCGTGGGCAACTCGAGCCGGGGCGAGCTCAAGATCGACCCGTCGCCGCTCGCGCCGGGCAACCGCTCACTCACCGGCGTGTTCTTCGGCGCCGAGGTCGCGCTCGCCACTGCGCGCGTGCGCCTCATGCTGGACCGGATCCTGGCGGACCTGGCCAAGGGCGAGCTCAGAGTGGTGATCGACCGCCGCTTCCCGTTGGCCGAGGCCGCGGCCGCTCACGCCTACATCGAGAGCCGCGCCGCGTTCGGGCGCGTGGTGCTGGTCCCCTGAAGCTTCGGGCGCTCGCGCTCGCGGCGCTGACACCGCTCGCCTGCCGTGACTCGGCAGACGCGGCGGTCGTGCAGCGAGTCACCTCGCCGCCCGGCTGGGCCGAGGCGCAGGT
Coding sequences:
- a CDS encoding zinc-binding dehydrogenase gives rise to the protein MKAAVYYENGGPEVLRYEEVPDPVCPANGVVIDVRAVGIEGGDTGNRARGLLAARPHIVGYNCAGVVREVGAQVSDRRVGDRVTALMFHGSHAERAAVPAAQTWLVPDGLSLEDAACVPVAWGTAHDCLFEFGRLARGESVLIQAGGSGVGLACVQLAKRAGATVFATAGSKDKLERLREFGLDHGIAYRDVDFVEALQKLTGNRGVNLVVDAVGGDTLQRSLLCLGYRGRAITVGNSSRGELKIDPSPLAPGNRSLTGVFFGAEVALATARVRLMLDRILADLAKGELRVVIDRRFPLAEAAAAHAYIESRAAFGRVVLVP